One genomic region from Halococcus qingdaonensis encodes:
- a CDS encoding cytochrome c oxidase subunit 3, translating to MGTADDTNEGEGHHLPATEDWPRGFGEASWWPFISAAGAAGLYLGAALFFLGHGDIELVPPSAGPIVFIASAGLFLFGLFGWLYHAFVADYWSRGTDSHGAGSLRFGMLLFLGTEIATFGAGFIYFFFIRVGTWPPGELPHLLSSLVLINTALLVASSFTIHFAEISLRKDNRKGFLGLLGVTLLLGIVFIGGQVFEYYTFIIEEGFTLTDGIFASAFFSLTGLHGLHVTMGAILLGIVFVRGLAGQYTAERHTSVSTVSMYWHFVDVVWLFLVVVLYVGGAA from the coding sequence ATGGGAACCGCCGACGACACGAACGAGGGGGAGGGACACCACCTCCCGGCGACCGAGGACTGGCCGCGCGGGTTCGGCGAGGCGAGCTGGTGGCCGTTCATCAGCGCTGCGGGCGCTGCCGGGCTCTATCTCGGCGCGGCGCTGTTCTTCCTTGGACACGGCGATATCGAACTCGTCCCGCCATCGGCCGGCCCGATCGTCTTCATCGCCAGCGCCGGCCTCTTTCTGTTCGGGCTGTTCGGCTGGCTCTATCACGCCTTCGTCGCCGACTACTGGTCACGCGGCACCGACAGCCACGGCGCGGGCTCGCTGCGCTTCGGCATGCTGCTGTTTCTGGGTACCGAGATCGCCACCTTCGGTGCCGGCTTCATCTACTTCTTCTTCATCCGCGTGGGCACGTGGCCACCCGGTGAACTCCCCCATCTCCTCAGTTCACTGGTACTGATCAACACGGCGCTGCTGGTCGCCAGCAGTTTCACCATCCACTTCGCCGAGATCTCGCTGCGCAAGGACAATCGCAAGGGGTTCCTCGGGCTGCTCGGCGTCACCCTTCTCCTGGGGATCGTCTTCATCGGCGGCCAGGTCTTCGAGTACTACACCTTCATCATCGAGGAAGGGTTTACCCTCACCGACGGCATCTTCGCCAGCGCCTTCTTCAGCCTCACCGGACTGCACGGGCTCCACGTCACGATGGGTGCGATCCTCCTCGGAATCGTCTTCGTGCGCGGACTCGCCGGCCAGTACACCGCCGAGCGTCACACCTCCGTGAGCACCGTCTCGATGTACTGGCACTTCGTCGACGTCGTGTGGCTGTTCCTCGTCGTCGTGCTGTACGTCGGCGGTGCGGCCTGA
- a CDS encoding DUF7541 family protein, protein MDDQPGLSDQYRMSSPWPLIVVLGLLFSELGLLFNVFPVAVGGLLLFVGAIAGIVLESGYADRPWNLLAGLGVALCVLGALVTVTQLDSVTLDAIATVVGQPNGIVGRGVELLIAGVVSIAIGAGGRFAESESI, encoded by the coding sequence ATGGACGACCAGCCAGGGTTGAGCGACCAGTATCGGATGTCGAGTCCGTGGCCGCTCATCGTCGTGCTCGGCCTCCTGTTTTCGGAGCTCGGCCTGCTGTTCAACGTGTTTCCGGTCGCCGTCGGCGGACTGCTCCTGTTCGTCGGAGCCATCGCCGGCATCGTGCTCGAATCGGGCTACGCTGACCGACCGTGGAACCTGCTCGCGGGACTCGGCGTCGCGCTCTGTGTGCTCGGCGCGCTCGTCACCGTGACCCAACTCGACAGCGTCACGCTCGATGCGATCGCCACCGTCGTCGGCCAACCCAACGGGATCGTCGGTCGTGGTGTCGAGCTGCTGATCGCAGGCGTCGTCTCGATCGCCATCGGGGCGGGCGGACGGTTCGCCGAGAGCGAGTCCATCTGA
- a CDS encoding DUF6684 family protein: MSERTFDRETLLDLTVNIVPLGILTFFILVFLFASPWELDPFVTAISIGLLVVPFAVLVLVTFVSGRAVAQDEQSAAAAGELSASDATLDSGVEEELVSDDHPESDDDQSESDAENDESSDAERDDAGGDEDDEN, encoded by the coding sequence ATGTCAGAGCGCACGTTCGACCGCGAGACGCTCCTCGACCTCACGGTCAATATCGTTCCGCTCGGGATCCTCACGTTCTTCATCCTCGTCTTCCTGTTCGCCAGCCCGTGGGAGCTCGACCCGTTCGTGACCGCCATCAGCATCGGGCTGTTGGTCGTCCCGTTCGCCGTCCTCGTGCTGGTCACGTTCGTCTCCGGACGGGCGGTCGCACAGGACGAACAGAGCGCTGCCGCCGCCGGCGAACTCTCGGCGAGCGACGCAACCCTCGATAGCGGCGTCGAGGAGGAGCTGGTGAGCGACGATCATCCCGAAAGCGATGACGACCAATCCGAAAGCGATGCCGAGAACGACGAGAGCAGCGACGCGGAACGCGACGACGCTGGCGGCGACGAGGACGACGAGAACTGA
- a CDS encoding cbb3-type cytochrome c oxidase subunit I, whose product MGLFLAGVAVWLSRIEDWRSYTPLAGGGGAVGEESGYAHNEKPSGLIRWLTTVDHKDIGILYGTYSIIAFAVGGIMVILMRTELLTPDEAIIGSQFYNSLLTSHGITMLFLFGTPMIAAFGNYFIPLLVNAEDMAFPRINAIAFWMLPPGALLVWAGFLVVPFTDIQPAQTAWTMYTPLSAGVGTGTQAGVSGLGIDFMLLGLHFTGLSATMGAINFIATIFTDRGSDVNWANLDIFSWTMLTQSGLILFAFPLLGSALIMLLLDRNFGTTFFLAEGGGPILWQHLFWFFGHPEVYILALPPMGLVSFILPKFSGRKLFGFKFVVYSTLAIGVLSFGVWAHHMFATGIDPRIRASFEAVSLAIAIPSAVKVFNWTTTLWGGNLRLTAPMLFCVGAVSNFIFGGVTGVFTAAIPIDLVLHDTYYIVGHFHYILMGLLAFTVFAGIYYWFPIITGKMYQKRLAKWHFWLTMIGTNITFFAMLLLGYLGMPRRYATYTFGVGPQQIIEVLHQVTTLGAFILLVGQIIWVWNMIQSWYEAPTLQDNDPWDLKETGQFTNEWGWNERRLETAIADGGEEEETAMTDGGDPVDESADTE is encoded by the coding sequence ATGGGGCTGTTCCTGGCGGGCGTGGCCGTCTGGCTCAGCCGCATCGAGGACTGGCGTTCGTACACGCCGCTTGCCGGCGGTGGTGGTGCCGTCGGCGAGGAGAGCGGCTACGCGCACAACGAAAAGCCGAGTGGTCTCATCCGATGGCTGACGACCGTCGATCACAAGGACATCGGGATTCTCTACGGGACCTACTCCATCATCGCGTTCGCCGTCGGTGGTATCATGGTCATTCTGATGCGGACCGAGCTGCTCACGCCCGACGAGGCCATCATCGGTTCGCAGTTCTACAACTCACTGCTGACCAGCCACGGCATCACGATGCTGTTCCTGTTCGGCACGCCGATGATCGCGGCCTTCGGGAACTACTTCATTCCGCTGCTCGTCAACGCCGAGGACATGGCGTTCCCACGTATCAACGCCATCGCGTTCTGGATGCTGCCGCCGGGGGCGCTGCTGGTCTGGGCCGGCTTCCTCGTCGTGCCGTTTACCGATATTCAGCCCGCACAGACCGCCTGGACCATGTACACGCCGCTGTCGGCCGGTGTCGGCACCGGGACGCAGGCCGGCGTCTCCGGGCTCGGTATCGACTTCATGCTGTTGGGACTGCATTTCACCGGGCTTTCGGCGACGATGGGCGCGATCAACTTCATCGCGACCATCTTCACCGATCGTGGTAGCGACGTCAACTGGGCGAATCTCGACATCTTCAGCTGGACGATGCTCACCCAGTCGGGGCTGATCCTCTTCGCGTTCCCGCTGCTTGGCAGCGCGCTCATCATGCTGCTGCTCGACCGTAACTTCGGGACGACGTTCTTCCTCGCGGAGGGTGGTGGGCCGATCCTCTGGCAACATCTGTTCTGGTTCTTCGGCCATCCGGAGGTCTATATCCTCGCGCTCCCGCCGATGGGGCTGGTCAGTTTCATCCTCCCGAAGTTCTCCGGACGCAAGCTGTTCGGCTTCAAGTTCGTCGTCTACTCGACGCTGGCCATCGGCGTGCTCTCCTTCGGCGTCTGGGCACACCACATGTTCGCGACCGGTATCGACCCGCGCATCCGCGCGAGCTTCGAGGCCGTCTCGCTCGCGATCGCCATCCCGAGCGCCGTCAAGGTGTTCAACTGGACGACGACGCTCTGGGGCGGCAATCTCAGACTCACCGCACCGATGCTGTTCTGTGTCGGTGCGGTCTCGAACTTCATCTTCGGCGGCGTCACCGGCGTGTTCACCGCAGCGATCCCGATCGACCTCGTGCTGCACGACACCTACTACATCGTCGGCCACTTCCACTACATCCTCATGGGACTGCTCGCCTTCACGGTGTTCGCCGGGATCTACTACTGGTTCCCCATCATCACCGGCAAGATGTACCAGAAACGCCTCGCGAAGTGGCACTTCTGGCTGACGATGATCGGGACGAACATCACCTTCTTCGCCATGCTCCTGCTGGGCTATCTCGGCATGCCCCGCCGATACGCGACCTACACCTTCGGCGTCGGTCCCCAGCAGATAATCGAGGTTCTCCACCAGGTGACGACGCTCGGGGCGTTCATCCTACTGGTCGGCCAGATCATCTGGGTCTGGAACATGATCCAGTCGTGGTACGAAGCGCCGACGCTTCAGGACAACGACCCGTGGGATCTCAAGGAGACCGGCCAGTTCACCAACGAGTGGGGCTGGAACGAACGTCGCCTCGAAACGGCCATCGCCGACGGCGGCGAGGAAGAGGAGACAGCGATGACCGATGGCGGCGACCCCGTCGACGAGTCGGCCGACACCGAGTAG
- a CDS encoding DUF7520 family protein — protein sequence MSETPTHGRRADYSGRSVVFAIYCVAIGVAGVMGFLLGMIGPDALRSVKLFFLIEMPPTPLGLAIYGMVTLATILGVLLLAVRFVSRRYGDRDR from the coding sequence GTGTCCGAGACCCCAACGCACGGACGGCGGGCGGATTACAGCGGCCGCAGCGTCGTGTTCGCCATCTACTGCGTCGCTATCGGCGTCGCCGGAGTGATGGGCTTTCTCCTCGGGATGATCGGGCCGGACGCGCTCCGCTCGGTGAAACTGTTTTTCCTCATCGAGATGCCACCGACGCCGCTCGGGCTGGCGATCTACGGGATGGTGACGCTCGCGACCATCCTCGGCGTGCTCTTGCTCGCGGTTCGGTTCGTCTCCCGACGCTACGGCGACCGAGACCGGTAA
- a CDS encoding universal stress protein codes for MYTVVVGAGTDHERTLRKARAIVDLPAATDSLAVVLVRAGDGSADPSEITAFFDEHDIDTTVETVSSDPPTALVEVAAEREADLICVGGRTRSPAGKAQLRSGAQSVLINADRPVLVAGEPDH; via the coding sequence ATGTACACCGTCGTCGTGGGTGCTGGTACTGACCACGAACGCACGCTGCGGAAAGCTCGCGCGATCGTCGATCTGCCCGCGGCCACGGACTCCCTCGCTGTCGTGCTGGTACGGGCGGGCGATGGCTCCGCCGACCCGTCGGAGATCACTGCGTTTTTCGACGAACACGATATCGACACCACCGTCGAGACCGTGAGCAGCGATCCACCGACCGCGCTCGTCGAAGTGGCGGCCGAGCGCGAGGCCGATCTCATCTGTGTCGGTGGTCGGACGCGCTCGCCGGCCGGGAAGGCACAGCTGCGCAGCGGTGCACAGTCGGTGCTGATCAACGCCGACCGGCCCGTGTTGGTCGCGGGCGAGCCGGATCACTGA
- the acs gene encoding acetate--CoA ligase: MTTDDELTIESRLAEQEYFEPPTEFVGQANMADPAVYDRFDEFPEGFEEYAAMLDWDEHWDEVLDDSNPPFYEWFVGGKLNASHNCIDRHLDERKNQTALLWEGEDGEQRNVSYQDLYREVNEMAAALRSAGVEEDDIVTIHLPMVPALPITMLACARIGAPHSVVFAGFSASALAERVDDADSDHVVTIDGYYRRGDFLDHIEKADEAMAEVDGDPDVLAWTRHDEPQVDVSDGYTLVSELLDDHRGERVEPVSRDAEDPLFLMYTSGTTGQPKGCQHRTGGYLAYATGTAKYDEDIKPSDTYWCSADIGWITGHSYIVYGPLSLGTTSVMYEGTPDYPHKGRTWEIAEKYDVDIFHTSPTAVRQFMKWGEEEVEGYDFDFRHMTTVGEPIQPEAWLWYYKHIGDESAVIVDTWWQTENGGHMITNLPAIQDMKPGSAGHPAPGIEPAILDDAGEEIAPESGEAGNLAITRPWPGMLQTVHGDDERFIEEYWERFSDTDSDDPADWIYEAGDAAVQGTDGYYRILGRLDDVMNVAGHRLGTMELESAIAEVEDVAEAAVAARDDAEKGEVPDVYVTVREGVEETEELRGRIVESVEEGIGKFARPSNVLFVDELPKTRSGKIMRRLLEDISNDEELGNTSTLADPSVPETIRDQLQAD; encoded by the coding sequence ATGACAACCGATGACGAGTTGACGATCGAATCACGGCTGGCCGAACAGGAATACTTCGAGCCGCCGACCGAGTTCGTCGGACAGGCCAACATGGCTGATCCTGCGGTCTACGACCGGTTCGACGAGTTCCCCGAGGGGTTCGAGGAGTACGCCGCAATGCTCGACTGGGACGAACACTGGGACGAGGTGCTCGACGACTCGAACCCGCCCTTTTACGAGTGGTTCGTCGGCGGGAAACTGAACGCCAGCCACAACTGCATCGACCGCCATCTCGACGAGCGCAAGAACCAGACCGCACTGCTCTGGGAGGGCGAGGACGGCGAACAGCGCAACGTCAGCTATCAGGACCTCTATCGCGAGGTCAACGAGATGGCCGCCGCGCTGCGCTCGGCCGGCGTCGAGGAGGACGACATCGTCACGATCCATCTCCCGATGGTGCCGGCGCTGCCGATCACGATGCTCGCGTGCGCGCGTATCGGTGCGCCCCACAGCGTCGTCTTCGCCGGCTTCTCGGCGAGCGCGCTCGCTGAACGGGTCGACGACGCCGACTCCGATCACGTCGTCACCATCGACGGCTACTACCGCCGTGGCGACTTCCTCGACCACATCGAGAAGGCCGACGAGGCGATGGCCGAGGTCGACGGCGATCCCGACGTGCTCGCGTGGACGCGCCACGACGAGCCACAGGTCGACGTCAGCGACGGCTACACGCTCGTTTCGGAGCTTCTCGACGACCACCGTGGTGAGCGCGTCGAACCGGTCAGCCGCGACGCCGAGGACCCGCTCTTTCTCATGTACACCTCGGGAACGACGGGCCAGCCGAAGGGCTGCCAGCATCGGACGGGTGGCTATCTCGCCTACGCGACGGGCACCGCAAAGTACGACGAGGACATCAAGCCGAGCGACACCTACTGGTGTTCGGCGGATATCGGCTGGATCACCGGTCACAGCTACATCGTCTACGGGCCGCTCTCGCTCGGTACCACCTCGGTGATGTACGAGGGGACGCCCGACTATCCGCACAAGGGGCGGACGTGGGAGATCGCCGAGAAGTACGACGTGGATATCTTCCACACCTCGCCGACGGCTGTCCGCCAGTTCATGAAGTGGGGTGAGGAGGAAGTGGAGGGCTACGACTTCGACTTCCGGCACATGACGACCGTCGGCGAGCCGATCCAGCCCGAGGCGTGGCTCTGGTACTACAAGCACATCGGCGACGAGAGCGCCGTCATCGTCGACACCTGGTGGCAGACCGAAAACGGCGGGCACATGATCACGAACCTGCCGGCGATCCAGGACATGAAACCCGGCAGCGCCGGCCATCCGGCTCCCGGAATCGAACCGGCCATCCTCGACGACGCGGGCGAGGAGATCGCGCCCGAATCCGGCGAGGCGGGCAACCTCGCCATTACGCGGCCGTGGCCGGGCATGCTTCAAACCGTACACGGCGACGACGAACGGTTCATCGAGGAATACTGGGAGCGATTCTCCGATACTGACTCCGACGACCCCGCGGACTGGATCTACGAGGCGGGCGACGCGGCCGTCCAGGGAACGGATGGCTACTACCGGATCCTCGGCCGGCTCGACGACGTGATGAACGTCGCTGGCCACCGGCTGGGAACGATGGAGCTCGAAAGCGCGATCGCGGAGGTCGAGGACGTCGCCGAGGCGGCCGTCGCCGCGCGTGACGACGCCGAGAAGGGCGAGGTGCCCGATGTCTACGTCACCGTCAGGGAGGGCGTCGAGGAAACCGAAGAGCTGCGCGGGCGCATCGTCGAATCCGTCGAGGAGGGTATCGGCAAGTTCGCCCGGCCGTCGAACGTGCTCTTTGTCGACGAACTGCCGAAGACCCGCTCGGGGAAGATCATGCGTCGACTCCTCGAGGACATCTCCAACGACGAGGAGCTCGGCAACACGAGCACGCTCGCCGATCCGAGCGTGCCCGAGACGATCCGCGATCAGCTCCAGGCGGACTAA
- a CDS encoding acyl-CoA mutase large subunit family protein, translated as MYDEEDLEAIREGKDRWAEETLDPVLEHHGERQENFATVSNLDVDRLYTPDDVADVDYDEDLGYPGEEPYTRGVYPTMYRGRTWTMRQFAGFGTAEETNERFHYLVDEGQTGLSTAFDMPTLMGIDSDDAMADGEVGKEGVAVDTLRDMEILFDGIDLEEVSTSFTINPSAPVIFAMYVALADKRGVPREKLRGTMQNDMLKEFIAQKEWVIPPDPSLDLVTDTIEFAVAETPKIKPVSISGYHIREAGSTAIQELAFTLADGFAYVEDALDRGLDIDEFAPQLSFFFNSHNSLFEEVAKFRAARRIYANVMDEWYDAEDPKSKQLKFHTQTAGQSLTAQQPLNNVARVTVQALAGVLGGTQSLHTNSYDEALALPSEQAVRVALRTQQIIAEESGAADIVDPLGGSFAVESLTDETEEKAMAYIEEIREMGDGSVRDGVLAGIEQGYFHREIQDASFEYQERVETGEETVVGVNKYESDEDTKPEMLHVDEEVQERQRDRLAEVKEERDDAAVEDALETLGEAVESGDNAMPAIVEAVKVGTTMGEIMELFERRHGSYRETVGVT; from the coding sequence ATGTACGACGAGGAGGATCTCGAAGCGATCCGCGAGGGGAAGGACCGATGGGCCGAGGAGACCCTCGATCCCGTTCTGGAGCACCACGGCGAACGCCAGGAGAACTTCGCCACGGTCTCGAACCTCGACGTCGATCGGCTCTACACGCCCGACGACGTCGCCGACGTCGACTACGACGAGGATCTGGGCTACCCCGGCGAGGAGCCGTACACCAGGGGGGTTTACCCGACGATGTACCGTGGGCGGACGTGGACGATGCGCCAGTTCGCCGGCTTCGGCACCGCCGAAGAGACCAACGAGCGCTTTCATTACCTCGTCGACGAGGGTCAGACGGGACTGTCGACGGCGTTCGACATGCCGACGCTGATGGGGATCGACTCCGACGACGCGATGGCCGACGGCGAAGTGGGGAAAGAAGGCGTCGCGGTCGATACGCTCAGAGACATGGAGATCCTCTTCGACGGCATCGATTTGGAAGAAGTTTCGACGTCGTTCACGATCAACCCGAGCGCGCCCGTGATCTTTGCGATGTACGTCGCCCTCGCCGACAAGCGCGGGGTGCCCCGCGAGAAACTCCGGGGCACGATGCAAAACGACATGCTGAAGGAGTTCATCGCGCAGAAGGAGTGGGTCATCCCGCCCGATCCGTCGCTCGATCTCGTCACCGACACGATCGAGTTCGCCGTCGCGGAGACGCCGAAGATCAAACCCGTCTCGATCTCGGGTTACCACATCCGCGAGGCAGGTTCGACGGCGATCCAGGAGCTCGCCTTCACCCTGGCCGACGGGTTCGCCTACGTCGAGGACGCGCTCGACAGGGGATTGGACATCGACGAGTTCGCGCCGCAGCTCTCATTTTTCTTCAACTCGCACAACTCGCTGTTCGAGGAGGTCGCCAAGTTCCGGGCCGCGCGGCGCATCTACGCGAACGTGATGGACGAGTGGTACGACGCCGAGGATCCGAAATCGAAGCAGCTCAAGTTCCACACCCAGACCGCCGGCCAGAGCCTCACCGCCCAGCAACCGCTCAACAACGTCGCCCGGGTGACGGTCCAGGCGCTCGCCGGGGTGTTGGGAGGGACCCAGAGCCTCCACACCAACAGCTACGACGAGGCGCTCGCGCTCCCCTCCGAACAGGCGGTACGCGTCGCGCTCAGAACCCAGCAGATCATCGCCGAGGAGTCGGGTGCGGCGGACATCGTCGACCCTCTCGGCGGGAGTTTCGCGGTCGAGAGCCTCACCGACGAAACGGAAGAAAAGGCGATGGCCTACATCGAGGAGATCCGCGAGATGGGCGACGGCTCGGTGCGCGACGGCGTGCTCGCGGGTATCGAACAGGGCTACTTCCACCGCGAGATTCAGGACGCTTCCTTCGAGTATCAGGAGCGCGTCGAGACGGGCGAGGAAACAGTTGTGGGGGTCAACAAGTACGAGTCGGACGAGGACACCAAACCGGAGATGCTCCACGTCGACGAGGAGGTCCAGGAACGTCAGCGCGATCGCCTCGCCGAGGTGAAAGAAGAGCGCGACGACGCGGCCGTCGAGGACGCACTCGAAACGCTCGGCGAAGCGGTCGAGAGCGGTGACAACGCCATGCCGGCCATCGTCGAAGCGGTGAAGGTGGGAACGACGATGGGTGAGATCATGGAGCTGTTCGAGCGCCGTCACGGCTCCTACCGCGAGACCGTCGGTGTGACCTGA
- a CDS encoding CBS pair associated ParBc domain-containing protein, giving the protein MNEGSDKPRVADYMTREVATVSPDDTVAAVARRIAESEEHSGLPVCEGRNCIGFVSARDLLLADDSALVFTVMSDDLVVAHPDMALSDAARVILRSGIQKLPVVDDAGNLTGIIANTDVVRSQIERATPEKVGKLSRTLENIHGVETVEERRRVALADLTPTQSKVYGDELEGRSYELDHGLTEPLVVIDNGGAKLLLADGHHRVKAAAQSGIEEMDAYVIVVDERVELGMVQTARNEGLSTIDDIAVVDYAHHPLIESVERLQNPE; this is encoded by the coding sequence ATGAACGAAGGCAGCGACAAGCCACGGGTCGCCGACTACATGACCCGCGAGGTCGCGACCGTCTCGCCGGACGACACGGTCGCAGCGGTCGCCCGCCGCATCGCCGAAAGCGAAGAGCACAGCGGCCTGCCGGTCTGTGAGGGTCGCAACTGTATCGGCTTCGTCAGCGCCCGCGATCTCCTGCTCGCCGACGACAGCGCGCTCGTCTTCACCGTCATGAGCGACGATCTCGTCGTCGCACACCCCGACATGGCGCTCTCGGACGCCGCACGGGTCATCCTGCGATCGGGCATCCAGAAACTGCCGGTCGTCGACGACGCCGGCAACCTCACGGGGATCATCGCCAACACTGACGTCGTCCGCAGCCAGATCGAGCGCGCCACGCCCGAGAAGGTGGGCAAGCTCTCGCGCACGCTCGAGAACATCCACGGCGTCGAGACGGTCGAGGAGCGCCGGCGCGTCGCGCTCGCCGACCTGACACCCACCCAGTCGAAGGTCTATGGAGATGAACTCGAAGGCCGGAGCTACGAACTCGACCACGGGCTGACCGAACCGCTCGTCGTCATCGACAACGGGGGTGCGAAACTGCTGCTCGCCGACGGCCATCATCGGGTGAAGGCCGCCGCGCAGTCGGGGATCGAGGAGATGGACGCCTACGTGATCGTGGTCGACGAACGCGTCGAGCTCGGGATGGTTCAGACCGCACGCAACGAGGGGCTCTCGACGATCGACGACATCGCGGTCGTCGACTACGCCCACCATCCGCTCATCGAGAGCGTCGAGCGTCTCCAGAACCCCGAATGA
- a CDS encoding DHH family phosphoesterase encodes MVSRLVLGCGSVGRTLVSELADRPGTVLVCCADEHRIETLRSDRVTARLADPTDPETLEEVERPVDIVVVAADDPATNRVAAELAREHYPDAFVLAYVGEEPAVETRLQIESIVDRLVDREATVASDLVERIGEASMRPRRLRRVLRSIDGSLAVVTHDNPDPDAIASALALCKVARTVGREAEICYFGEITHQENRALINVLDVELHELEPGDIDDYGGIALVDHSRPGVNDQLPENTPVDVLIDHHPPRAPVEARFVDLRSDVGATSTLLVEYLRQLGIEIDETVATALLYGIRVDTDDFRREASTVDFDAAAYLLPFTDESVLERIATPSMSAETLETMARAITNREVRGSVLVSHIEELHERDALAQSADQLLDIEGVRTTLVYGIIDGTVYCSGRTRGATLDIGETLRDAFDQIGSGGGHADMAGAQIPLGLLGENEEAELSSIVHDLIVERFFTAIESRPNARSVGPFADDEDGDADDEESSRD; translated from the coding sequence ATGGTCTCGCGGCTCGTGCTCGGCTGCGGCTCCGTCGGTCGGACGCTCGTGAGCGAGCTCGCCGACCGGCCGGGGACGGTGCTGGTCTGTTGTGCGGACGAACATCGCATCGAGACCCTTCGCAGCGACCGCGTCACGGCCCGTCTGGCCGACCCGACCGATCCCGAAACCCTCGAAGAGGTGGAGCGACCGGTCGACATCGTCGTCGTGGCCGCCGACGACCCGGCCACTAACCGAGTGGCCGCCGAACTCGCCCGCGAACACTACCCCGACGCCTTCGTCCTCGCGTACGTGGGCGAGGAACCCGCTGTCGAAACACGGTTACAGATCGAATCGATCGTCGACCGGCTCGTCGATAGGGAAGCGACCGTCGCCAGCGATCTCGTCGAGCGCATCGGCGAGGCGAGTATGCGTCCCCGACGGCTCCGGCGCGTGCTCCGCTCGATCGACGGGTCGCTCGCGGTCGTCACCCACGACAACCCTGATCCCGACGCGATCGCGAGCGCGCTCGCGCTCTGTAAGGTCGCACGGACGGTCGGCCGTGAGGCGGAGATCTGCTATTTCGGCGAGATCACCCATCAGGAGAACCGCGCGCTGATCAACGTTCTGGACGTCGAGCTCCACGAGCTCGAACCGGGTGACATCGACGACTACGGCGGGATCGCGCTCGTCGATCACTCCCGACCGGGCGTCAACGACCAACTGCCTGAGAACACTCCCGTGGACGTACTGATCGACCACCATCCACCGCGCGCGCCGGTTGAGGCACGGTTCGTCGATCTCCGGAGCGACGTGGGCGCGACGAGCACGCTGCTCGTCGAGTATCTCCGCCAGCTCGGCATCGAGATCGACGAGACCGTCGCGACCGCGCTGCTCTACGGGATCCGCGTCGACACGGACGACTTCCGACGCGAGGCTTCGACGGTGGACTTCGATGCCGCGGCCTACCTGCTCCCCTTTACCGACGAATCGGTGCTCGAACGGATCGCGACGCCGAGCATGAGTGCCGAGACGCTCGAAACGATGGCACGGGCGATCACCAACCGCGAGGTCCGCGGCTCGGTGCTCGTGAGCCACATCGAGGAGCTCCACGAACGCGATGCGCTCGCCCAATCGGCCGATCAGCTGCTCGACATCGAAGGTGTGCGGACCACGCTGGTGTACGGCATCATCGACGGGACGGTCTACTGTTCGGGGCGGACCCGCGGGGCGACCCTCGACATCGGCGAGACCTTGCGGGACGCCTTCGATCAGATCGGCAGCGGCGGCGGCCACGCCGACATGGCCGGCGCACAGATCCCGCTCGGGCTGCTCGGCGAGAACGAGGAGGCGGAGCTCTCGTCGATCGTCCACGACCTCATCGTCGAGCGCTTCTTCACCGCCATCGAATCGCGTCCCAACGCGCGCTCGGTCGGCCCGTTCGCCGACGACGAGGATGGCGACGCTGACGATGAGGAGTCGTCACGCGACTGA